The following DNA comes from Clostridiaceae bacterium.
GTAATTTCTTTAAACAGTTTGATTGAAAAAGGTAAAGAGTTGATAAATAAAGGAGACCGGAGTTACATTGATGCAGAAATTGATCCGGAAGCATTAAGTATATTGCTCTTCACCTCTGCAACTACTGACAAGGCAAAAGCTGTAATGCTCTCCCACAGAAATGTATGCAGCAATCTTTCAGCAATGTCATCCATGGTTTATATAGACGAAAAAGATGTTTTTCTGTCTGTTCTTCCTATTCATCATACATATGAATGTACCTGTGGTTTTTTATGCCCTATTTACAGAGGATCATCCATTGCCTATTGCGAAGGTTTAAGGCACATACCAAAAAATCTTCAAGAATCAAAGGCTACAATAATGCTGGCTGTACCGCTTATTTATGAAGCTATATACAGACGGATATGGGATCAGGTTTCTAAAAAACCAGGACTTGAGAAAAAGCTTAAAATTGCTATTAAAATAAGCAACATGTTGAGAAGTATCGGAATAGATATAACAAGAAAAATATTCTCTGAAATACATAAAGTTTTTGGCGGCAACCTAAGACTGTTCATCAGTGGCGCCGCAGGTATAGATCCTGCTGTAGCCAAAGGATTCAGGGACCTGGGAATACATTTTATACAAGGCTATGGTCTTACTGAATGCTCTCCTATTGTAGCCTTAAACCGTGATGTAGTTTTCCGTGATTCTGCTGCGGGCTTACCCCTTCCAAATGTTGAGATGAAAATTGATAACCCTGGTGCGGACGGAATAGGCGAAATTGTTGTTAAGGGTCCTAATGTTATGATGGGATACTATGAAAACCCTGAAGCAACTAAACAAGCTTTAAGAGATGGCTGGTTTTATACCGGAGACCTGGGATATATTGATAACAACGGATTTGTATATATAACTGGCAGAAAGAAAAATGTCATCGTTACAAAAAACGGCAAAAATATATATCCTGAAGAAATTGAAACTCTACTTAACAGAAGCCCATATATAAGTGAATCCCTGGTATATGGCAAGGAAGATGAAGTCTATGGAGATGTAGTTGTTTCTGCAATTATCGTTCCGGACATGGATAAAATAAAAGAAGATTTTGGTGATGCTACGTTAGATAAACAGGACATTCATGATCTTGTTTATAAAGAAGTAAAAGCAGTAAATAAATCTCTTGTCACATATAAATATATAAAGGATTTTAGTATAAGAAACGAGGAATTTGCAAAAACCACCACAAGAAAGATCAAGAGATATATGGAGCAAGTGAATAAATAGATATGAGAAGGAATTCAGACAGATTTATTCATAATATTATATATAGTAACAGTAGCGCAGGAAAAAACGCCGAAATCACAGATACAGCCTACCTGCAAAAACAGTTAAGAAAATATAAGATACGATTTTTCAGGGTATTGTTTTTATTTCTGGCGTTTTTAATTCTTGTGTCTGTATATATTTACTTAAACTACGATTATCTTGTTTTTAAACACTTGATTGCTCAAAACTATATATATACCGAAGCGCTGGATCAACTATATAAAGAGGAACTTAAGAGAGATATTAATGGAAAATATTATTCCTTTTTTGACAACCTTGTTATATCAACTATGACTAAAAAGATAAGGGAATTAAACAATGACAGATATACTTACCAGTATATTCCTGAGCAATATCAACAATACAAGCTTGAGGAAATGGAAACAGCAGCTTTATCGGAAATTCAGGAGTTAAACGATACTACAGTTTT
Coding sequences within:
- a CDS encoding AMP-binding protein, with protein sequence MNNVPLYDVRPIRDIKDMLNSSVSLYKDRAAFWVKSKTSGNYEPITYGRLKEDVDALGTALIDLGLKGKRIALIGENRYEWAISYLATVNGVGIIIPLDRELPENEIESLLTRSAANALIFTSYNKESVLNISSRINNIQYYIYADHDIESNKVISLNSLIEKGKELINKGDRSYIDAEIDPEALSILLFTSATTDKAKAVMLSHRNVCSNLSAMSSMVYIDEKDVFLSVLPIHHTYECTCGFLCPIYRGSSIAYCEGLRHIPKNLQESKATIMLAVPLIYEAIYRRIWDQVSKKPGLEKKLKIAIKISNMLRSIGIDITRKIFSEIHKVFGGNLRLFISGAAGIDPAVAKGFRDLGIHFIQGYGLTECSPIVALNRDVVFRDSAAGLPLPNVEMKIDNPGADGIGEIVVKGPNVMMGYYENPEATKQALRDGWFYTGDLGYIDNNGFVYITGRKKNVIVTKNGKNIYPEEIETLLNRSPYISESLVYGKEDEVYGDVVVSAIIVPDMDKIKEDFGDATLDKQDIHDLVYKEVKAVNKSLVTYKYIKDFSIRNEEFAKTTTRKIKRYMEQVNK